A window of the Gemmatirosa kalamazoonensis genome harbors these coding sequences:
- a CDS encoding type II toxin-antitoxin system Phd/YefM family antitoxin, which translates to MKKRRPAATKHAASAKSRPSRVSEPHTVNLYEAKTRLSELVDRAADGEEIVIAKAGTPMARLVPMPPAPPKRTPGLLKEQIWVADDFDDPLPPDIQKFFDDPVIFPPDVDEEMPP; encoded by the coding sequence ATGAAGAAGCGCAGGCCAGCGGCCACGAAGCACGCCGCGAGCGCGAAGTCGCGCCCGTCGCGCGTGAGCGAGCCGCACACGGTCAATCTCTACGAGGCCAAGACCCGCCTGTCGGAGCTCGTCGACCGCGCGGCGGACGGGGAGGAGATCGTCATCGCCAAGGCGGGGACTCCGATGGCGCGACTGGTGCCGATGCCGCCGGCGCCGCCGAAGCGCACGCCCGGACTCTTGAAGGAGCAGATCTGGGTCGCCGACGACTTCGACGACCCGCTGCCTCCGGACATCCAGAAGTTCTTCGACGACCCGGTGATCTTCCCGCCCGACGTCGACGAGGAGATGCCGCCGTGA
- a CDS encoding type II toxin-antitoxin system VapC family toxin, which translates to MTATAERLLLDSHVFLWWSMGDERVRSGTRRAILDAPEVYVSMASLWELAIKASIGKLRVGVSLRYAVTVNHFTVLPVSLDHVERVANLPHHHRDPFDRMLAAQALHEGLTLVTHDRSFAPYALPVRWT; encoded by the coding sequence GTGACGGCCACCGCGGAGCGGCTGCTGCTCGACAGCCACGTATTCCTCTGGTGGTCGATGGGAGATGAGCGCGTCCGCTCCGGCACGCGTCGCGCCATCCTCGACGCCCCCGAGGTCTACGTCAGCATGGCGTCGCTGTGGGAGCTGGCGATCAAGGCGTCGATCGGGAAGCTCCGCGTCGGCGTGTCGCTGCGATACGCAGTCACGGTGAACCACTTCACGGTGCTGCCGGTCTCGCTCGACCACGTCGAGCGCGTCGCGAACCTCCCGCACCACCACCGCGATCCGTTCGACCGCATGCTCGCCGCGCAGGCGCTGCACGAGGGGCTCACGCTCGTGACGCACGACCGGTCGTTCGCGCCCTACGCGCTGCCGGTGCGGTGGACCTGA
- a CDS encoding WD40/YVTN/BNR-like repeat-containing protein has protein sequence MSSFLPPAPWRRRLRSALSFALLALPSIAPAQARYDSTLWAGLKWREIGPYRGGRSVAVAGSAARPYEYYMGTTGGGVFKTTDGGITWSPITDKYFGGPIGYIGVAESNPDIVYVGTGEYPIRGNVSHGEGVWKSTDAGKTWTFMGLKETRQISRVRVHPTNPDIVWVAAQGAFWGPNPERGVFKSTDGGKSWRRTLFRNDSTGASELVVDPTNPNVLYAALWQAYRNSWTMSSGGRGSGIFKSVDGGETWTELTGTTGLPRGPWGNIGLTVSPANPQRVWAQIEADSGGLFRSDDGGGTWTKMNEDRRMRQRAWYYSRIFADPKDANTMYALNTGFYRSTDGGKTFRAIPVPHGDNHDLWIASNDPKRMIEANDGGSNVSFNGGQSWSEQDFATAQFYHVTTTNEFPYRICGAQQDNSTLCGPSRWPGGIDISMWKDAGGGESGYIAVDPLNPDIAFAGSYGGLLTRKNMRTEQETQVNPWPDNPMGHSAEDLLHRFQWTYPIVYSPHDPTVIYAGGERVFRTTNNGQSWDIISPDLTRHDPKTMGPSGGPITKDQTGVETYATIFTIAESPKLKGVIWTGSDDGYIYVTRDNGGTWTNVTPKDIGDFTRISLVEASPHDPAVAYVAANRYGLGDLRPILYKTADYGKTWTRIVDGIPPEEFTRAIREDPVRRGLLYAATERGVWVSFDDGGHWQSLRLNLPPVPVHDLMIKEGDLIAATHGRSFWIIDDLSALRQLTPQVATAATHLYKPRDTYRVSWGGGGAGGDRGAHPSGANPPNGAIVYYKLARANQDVTLDFLDAKGAVIKSFTSRLDSAGLADSVRADSTRRARADSVRRAGGVPATPNPEAAGGMSGEGQQVDFEELQRRGPRAPRVPNKAGLNQFAWDLRYPDAARFENLIMWAGGTTGPIVPPGTYAVRMKVGDGPAQTQTFAVKADPRSKATAADYAAQSTLALKIRDRLSDANNAVRTIRNVKAQLADRATRVPASDRTNFTSLSSALANPLSATEEEIYQVRNQSSQDPLNFPIRLNNRIAALMGVVQSADGRPTRQSYVVLDTLSRLLDVQLGALRNTLSTKLPPVNAELRRLGLPEIVPSTTELKAPAAPRVSMDD, from the coding sequence GTGTCCAGCTTCCTCCCCCCAGCCCCGTGGCGCCGCCGTCTGCGCTCGGCGCTCTCCTTCGCGCTCCTCGCCCTGCCGTCGATCGCCCCGGCGCAGGCGCGCTACGACTCCACGCTCTGGGCCGGCCTGAAGTGGCGTGAGATCGGGCCGTACCGCGGTGGGCGCTCCGTCGCCGTCGCCGGCAGCGCCGCGCGCCCCTACGAGTACTACATGGGCACCACCGGCGGCGGCGTGTTCAAGACCACCGACGGCGGCATCACGTGGAGCCCGATCACCGACAAATACTTCGGCGGCCCGATCGGCTACATCGGCGTCGCCGAGTCGAATCCCGACATCGTCTACGTCGGCACCGGCGAGTACCCGATCCGCGGCAACGTCTCGCACGGCGAGGGCGTGTGGAAGTCCACCGACGCCGGCAAGACGTGGACGTTCATGGGGCTGAAGGAGACGCGACAGATCTCGCGCGTCCGCGTGCACCCGACGAACCCCGACATCGTGTGGGTCGCCGCGCAGGGCGCGTTCTGGGGGCCGAACCCCGAGCGCGGCGTCTTCAAGAGCACCGACGGCGGCAAGTCGTGGCGGCGCACGCTGTTCCGCAACGACTCCACCGGCGCGAGCGAACTCGTCGTCGATCCGACGAACCCGAACGTGCTCTACGCCGCGCTCTGGCAGGCGTACCGCAACTCGTGGACGATGAGCTCCGGCGGCAGAGGGAGCGGCATCTTCAAGTCCGTCGACGGCGGTGAGACGTGGACGGAGCTCACCGGCACCACCGGGCTCCCGCGCGGGCCGTGGGGCAACATCGGCCTAACGGTCTCGCCCGCGAACCCGCAGCGCGTGTGGGCGCAGATCGAGGCCGACTCGGGCGGCCTGTTTCGCTCCGACGACGGCGGCGGCACGTGGACGAAGATGAACGAGGACCGGCGCATGCGGCAGCGCGCCTGGTACTACTCGCGCATCTTCGCCGACCCGAAGGACGCGAACACCATGTACGCGCTGAACACGGGCTTCTACCGCTCGACCGACGGCGGCAAGACGTTCCGCGCCATCCCGGTGCCGCACGGCGACAACCACGATCTGTGGATCGCGTCGAACGACCCGAAGCGCATGATCGAGGCGAACGACGGCGGCTCGAACGTGTCGTTCAACGGCGGGCAGAGCTGGAGCGAGCAGGACTTCGCGACGGCGCAGTTCTACCACGTCACGACGACGAACGAGTTCCCGTACCGCATCTGCGGCGCGCAGCAGGACAACTCCACGCTGTGCGGGCCGAGCCGGTGGCCGGGCGGCATCGACATCTCCATGTGGAAGGACGCCGGCGGCGGCGAGAGCGGCTACATCGCCGTGGATCCGCTGAACCCCGACATCGCGTTCGCCGGCAGCTACGGCGGCCTGCTCACGCGCAAGAACATGCGCACCGAGCAGGAGACGCAGGTCAATCCGTGGCCCGACAACCCGATGGGCCATTCCGCGGAGGACCTGCTGCACCGCTTCCAGTGGACGTACCCGATCGTCTACTCGCCGCACGACCCGACGGTGATCTACGCCGGCGGCGAGCGCGTCTTCCGGACGACGAACAACGGGCAGAGCTGGGACATCATCAGCCCTGACCTCACGCGCCACGACCCGAAGACGATGGGCCCCTCCGGCGGCCCGATCACGAAGGACCAGACGGGCGTCGAGACGTACGCGACGATCTTCACCATCGCCGAGTCGCCGAAGCTGAAGGGCGTGATCTGGACCGGGTCGGACGACGGCTACATCTACGTCACGCGCGACAACGGCGGCACGTGGACGAACGTCACGCCGAAGGACATCGGCGACTTCACGCGCATCTCGCTCGTCGAGGCGTCGCCGCACGATCCGGCCGTCGCGTACGTCGCGGCGAACCGGTACGGGCTCGGCGACCTGCGGCCGATCCTCTACAAGACCGCCGACTACGGGAAGACGTGGACGCGCATCGTCGACGGCATCCCGCCGGAGGAGTTCACGCGCGCCATCCGCGAGGATCCAGTTAGGCGCGGGCTGCTCTACGCCGCCACCGAGCGCGGCGTGTGGGTGTCGTTCGACGACGGCGGGCACTGGCAGTCGCTGCGGCTCAACCTCCCGCCCGTGCCGGTGCACGATCTCATGATCAAGGAGGGCGACCTCATCGCCGCGACGCACGGCCGCTCGTTCTGGATCATCGACGACCTCTCCGCGCTGCGGCAGCTCACGCCGCAGGTGGCGACGGCGGCGACGCACCTGTACAAGCCGCGCGACACGTACCGCGTGAGCTGGGGCGGGGGCGGGGCCGGCGGCGACCGCGGCGCGCACCCGAGCGGCGCCAACCCGCCTAACGGTGCGATCGTCTACTACAAGCTGGCGCGGGCGAACCAGGACGTGACGCTCGACTTCCTCGACGCGAAGGGCGCCGTGATCAAGAGCTTCACGTCGCGGCTCGACAGCGCGGGGCTGGCCGACTCCGTGCGCGCCGACAGCACGCGCCGCGCGCGCGCCGACTCCGTGCGCCGCGCCGGCGGCGTCCCGGCGACGCCGAACCCCGAGGCCGCCGGCGGCATGAGCGGCGAGGGGCAGCAGGTGGACTTCGAGGAGCTGCAGCGCCGCGGGCCGCGCGCGCCGCGGGTGCCTAACAAGGCGGGGCTCAACCAGTTCGCGTGGGACCTCCGGTATCCCGATGCGGCGCGGTTCGAGAACCTCATCATGTGGGCGGGCGGCACCACCGGCCCGATCGTGCCGCCGGGGACGTACGCGGTGCGGATGAAGGTCGGCGACGGCCCGGCGCAGACGCAGACGTTCGCCGTGAAGGCCGATCCGCGCTCGAAGGCCACCGCCGCCGACTACGCCGCGCAGTCGACGCTCGCGCTGAAGATCCGCGACCGGCTCAGCGACGCGAACAATGCGGTGCGCACCATCCGCAACGTGAAGGCGCAGCTCGCCGACCGCGCGACGCGCGTGCCGGCGTCCGACCGCACGAACTTCACGTCGCTCTCCTCCGCGCTCGCGAACCCGCTCTCGGCCACCGAGGAGGAGATCTACCAGGTCCGGAATCAGAGCTCGCAGGACCCGCTCAACTTCCCGATCCGGCTGAACAACCGCATCGCCGCGCTCATGGGCGTCGTGCAGAGCGCCGACGGCCGGCCCACGCGCCAGAGCTACGTCGTGCTCGACACGCTCTCGCGTCTGCTCGACGTGCAGCTCGGCGCGCTGCGCAACACGCTGTCGACCAAGCTGCCGCCGGTGAACGCCGAGCTGCGTCGGTTAGGCCTGCCGGAGATCGTGCCGTCGACGACCGAGCTGAAGGCGCCCGCCGCCCCGCGCGTCTCGATGGACGACTGA
- a CDS encoding YIP1 family protein, with amino-acid sequence MAEFGSSRSIVDRMRGAAALDVATYEEVEADVNATGQAAIVVVIAAIAAGIGAWRFGPGHIIGSVVSELLGWASWAAITYWIGTRFFGGTATWGELARTLGFARSPGVLFVLGIIPGLGLLVWPIVGIWILVAGIIAIRQALDIDTGKAVLVALCGWAVNFIIHWLLSGLR; translated from the coding sequence ATGGCCGAATTCGGATCGAGTCGCTCGATCGTCGACCGGATGCGCGGGGCCGCCGCGCTCGACGTCGCCACCTACGAGGAGGTGGAAGCGGACGTCAACGCCACCGGGCAAGCGGCCATCGTCGTGGTGATCGCGGCCATCGCGGCCGGGATCGGGGCCTGGCGGTTCGGACCCGGGCACATCATCGGCTCCGTGGTCAGCGAGCTGCTCGGCTGGGCGTCGTGGGCGGCGATCACCTACTGGATCGGGACGCGCTTCTTCGGCGGGACCGCCACCTGGGGCGAGCTCGCCCGCACGCTCGGCTTCGCCCGCTCCCCGGGCGTGCTGTTCGTGCTCGGCATCATCCCGGGGCTCGGGCTGCTCGTGTGGCCGATCGTCGGGATCTGGATCCTCGTCGCCGGGATCATCGCGATCCGTCAGGCGCTGGACATCGACACCGGCAAGGCCGTGCTCGTCGCTCTGTGTGGCTGGGCGGTGAACTTCATCATCCACTGGCTGCTGAGCGGGCTGCGGTAA
- a CDS encoding RNA polymerase sigma factor has protein sequence MSNPSAPTIHEPTDALLVERARAGDDAAFGTLVRRHERAARAVARSLVGDAHDAEEATQDALVRAHRNLDLLADPARFGAWLSRIVFGVAVDRLRAARLERRLVVPDAPLDAVPDLAPGPHERLERDDLAARVLAAVHALPARYRVPLSLYHLDGVSLARVADSLGMPAGTARSLVARARERLRATLAPLTATDDPFAERPAPRFLHVLNGDSVRMTLEESDVPGTLAVWAHVLHDGPVPPFDVGEARWREIRVDFHAAGENGITRDEALGMGERWDAALATAPEYDETVIWLEHDLFDQLLLIRHLAWFYERPADAPPVDLQLICIGAWPGMPDFKGLGELGPAELASLLGTRQPVTQRQLALGRRAWRAFTGADPRAVERFVDEENTSSLPFLAAALRRNLAELPSTRDGLARTDRQILALLDAGVTSLGPLFRRLHAIETNFYIGDWSFLDRLRALAAEPHPLIRLTLGTPRWFDGGTAELTDDGRAVLAGRVDAVALHGIDVWWGGVHLVGHDVAWRWDPQSGRVIASG, from the coding sequence ATGTCGAATCCGTCCGCTCCCACGATCCACGAGCCGACCGACGCCCTGCTCGTCGAGCGTGCGCGCGCCGGCGACGACGCGGCGTTCGGCACCCTCGTGCGCCGGCACGAGCGCGCGGCGCGCGCCGTCGCCCGGTCGCTCGTCGGCGACGCGCACGACGCCGAGGAGGCGACGCAGGACGCCCTCGTGCGCGCCCACCGGAACCTCGACCTGCTCGCCGATCCCGCGCGCTTCGGCGCGTGGCTGTCGCGGATCGTGTTCGGCGTCGCCGTCGACCGGCTGCGCGCGGCGCGCCTGGAAAGGCGGCTGGTCGTGCCGGACGCGCCGCTCGACGCCGTACCCGACCTCGCGCCGGGGCCGCACGAGCGGCTCGAGCGCGACGACCTCGCGGCCCGTGTGCTCGCCGCGGTGCATGCGCTTCCCGCGCGCTACCGCGTGCCGCTCTCGCTCTACCACCTCGACGGCGTCAGCCTCGCGCGGGTCGCCGATTCGTTAGGCATGCCGGCCGGTACCGCGCGCTCGCTCGTCGCGCGCGCGCGCGAGCGGCTGCGCGCCACCCTCGCCCCGCTCACCGCGACCGACGACCCGTTCGCCGAGCGCCCCGCGCCGCGCTTCCTCCACGTCCTGAACGGCGACTCCGTGCGCATGACGCTCGAGGAGTCCGACGTTCCCGGCACGCTCGCGGTGTGGGCCCACGTGCTGCACGACGGGCCCGTGCCGCCGTTCGACGTCGGTGAGGCGCGGTGGCGGGAGATCCGCGTCGACTTCCACGCGGCCGGCGAGAACGGCATCACCCGCGACGAGGCGCTCGGCATGGGCGAGCGGTGGGACGCCGCGCTCGCGACGGCGCCGGAGTACGACGAGACCGTGATCTGGCTGGAGCACGACCTGTTCGACCAGCTGCTGCTGATCCGTCACCTCGCGTGGTTCTACGAGCGGCCGGCCGACGCGCCGCCGGTGGACCTGCAGCTCATCTGCATCGGCGCGTGGCCGGGGATGCCGGACTTCAAAGGGCTCGGCGAGCTCGGACCGGCGGAGCTGGCGTCGCTGTTAGGCACCCGGCAGCCCGTCACGCAGCGCCAGCTCGCGCTCGGCCGCCGCGCGTGGCGCGCGTTCACGGGCGCCGACCCGCGCGCCGTCGAGCGCTTCGTCGACGAGGAGAACACGTCGTCGCTCCCGTTCCTCGCCGCCGCGCTGCGCCGCAACCTCGCGGAGCTCCCGAGCACGCGCGACGGGCTCGCGCGCACCGACCGCCAGATCCTCGCGCTGCTCGACGCCGGCGTCACGTCGTTGGGCCCGCTGTTCCGGCGGTTGCACGCGATAGAGACGAACTTCTACATCGGCGACTGGTCGTTCCTCGATCGGCTGCGCGCGCTCGCCGCCGAGCCGCATCCGCTGATCCGGCTGACGTTAGGCACGCCGCGCTGGTTCGACGGCGGCACCGCGGAGCTCACCGACGACGGACGTGCGGTGCTCGCGGGTCGCGTCGACGCGGTCGCGCTGCACGGGATCGACGTGTGGTGGGGCGGCGTGCATCTCGTTGGGCACGACGTGGCGTGGCGGTGGGATCCGCAGTCGGGGCGGGTGATCGCCTCGGGTTGA
- a CDS encoding murein L,D-transpeptidase catalytic domain-containing protein has product MRRPSSRTIVKHALLAATAALTVGARYLPTPQQNGPVLTKAVELVGGAAPAAVAALTSDPSSAVGAETKNAVDVLGATVRGLSHPQALEDAFRSYFAFKAAHPDAVKKPLLYFVDYGLSNTTPRGYVFDMERLAVVDGPFMVAHGRGSSGASNGVPTRFSNGFGAATTSLGLYVAQELYGFVGHAGGGTYSSIGLRLKGVSEGFNDNARARGVVAHGAPYVTATRAGRSEGCPAVDQARAKELLPKLANGALVFLFAPNADWMQHDPWVNNG; this is encoded by the coding sequence ATGCGCCGACCCTCCTCCCGGACGATCGTCAAGCACGCGCTGCTGGCCGCGACCGCCGCGCTCACCGTCGGCGCGCGCTATCTGCCGACGCCGCAGCAGAACGGCCCGGTGCTGACGAAGGCGGTCGAGCTCGTCGGCGGGGCGGCCCCGGCCGCGGTCGCCGCGCTCACGAGCGACCCGTCGAGCGCGGTCGGCGCGGAGACGAAGAACGCGGTCGACGTGCTCGGCGCGACGGTGCGCGGGCTCAGCCACCCGCAGGCGCTCGAGGACGCGTTCCGCAGCTATTTCGCGTTCAAGGCGGCGCACCCCGACGCGGTGAAGAAGCCGCTGCTCTACTTCGTGGACTACGGGCTCTCGAACACGACGCCGCGCGGTTACGTGTTCGACATGGAGAGGCTCGCGGTCGTCGACGGCCCGTTCATGGTGGCGCATGGCCGCGGCTCGTCGGGCGCGTCGAACGGCGTGCCGACGCGCTTCTCGAACGGCTTCGGCGCGGCGACGACGTCGTTGGGCCTGTACGTGGCGCAGGAGCTGTACGGCTTCGTCGGCCACGCGGGCGGCGGCACGTACTCGTCGATCGGCCTGCGCCTCAAGGGCGTCTCGGAGGGCTTCAACGACAACGCCCGCGCCCGCGGTGTCGTGGCGCACGGCGCCCCGTACGTGACGGCGACGCGCGCCGGCCGCAGCGAGGGGTGCCCCGCGGTGGATCAGGCGCGCGCGAAGGAGCTGCTGCCGAAGCTCGCGAACGGCGCGCTGGTGTTCCTGTTCGCGCCGAACGCGGACTGGATGCAGCACGATCCCTGGGTGAACAACGGCTGA